The Syngnathus typhle isolate RoL2023-S1 ecotype Sweden linkage group LG11, RoL_Styp_1.0, whole genome shotgun sequence genome contains a region encoding:
- the prelp gene encoding prolargin, whose translation MKAPTGLFSALVLLLLIGAVLTQRPRPRKPTRRPTTPRMPSVPQPEPQEPTDIPPLILGPPSPYPDCPRECLCSPSYPNSLNCENRNIRVIPVIPFRTHYLYLQNNYISEVVAEAFVNATEIRWINLANNRIHRIDKQVFQKIPALLYLYAQQNQLKEVPSGLPASLEQLRLSKNRISKIPAGALSKMGNLTLLDLYHNQLSDNDLGRNTFKDLSSLMQLNLAHNVLKKMPAGVPNGLVQLFLDKNRIEDIPKDYFQGFSHLAFVRLNYNHLSDKGVPTAVFNISSLLDLQLAHNRLASIPLFSAHLEHLHLNHNTIESINGTLICPRSLQVDTSDPSQIPRLRYLRLDGNQLSPPIPLDVIMCFRHLHSIVI comes from the exons ATGAAGGCCCCCACAGGACTCTTCTCTGCCTTGGTGCTGCTCCTTCTAATCGGAGCGGTGCTAACCCAGAGGCCTCGGCCAAGGAAGCCCACCAGGCGCCCTACGACCCCCAGGATGCCCTCCGTCccccagcccgagccacaggAGCCAACAGACATCCCCCCGCTCATCCTCGGCCCGCCTTCCCCTTACCCCGACTGCCCCAGGGAGTGTTTATGCTCCCCAAGCTATCCCAACTCTCTTAACTGCGAGAACCGGAACATCCGTGTGATCCCCGTCATCCCGTTCAGAACCCACTATCTGTACCTTCAAAATAACTACATCTCAGAGGTGGTGGCGGAAGCTTTCGTTAATGCCACAGAGATCCGTTGGATCAACCTGGCAAACAATCGTATTCACCGAATAGACAAACAG GTGTTCCAGAAAATACCTGCGCTGTTGTACCTCTATGCCCAACAAAACCAGCTCAAAGAGGTGCCCTCCGGCCTCCCAGCAAGTTTGGAACAGCTCCGTCTCAGTAAGAATCGTATTTCCAAAATACCTGCAGGTGCCCTCAGTAAGATGGGAAACCTGACCCTACTTGACCTCTACCACAACCAG TTGAGCGACAATGACCTGGGCAGAAACACTTTCAAGGATTTGTCCAGCCTGATGCAACTCAATTTGGCTCACAATGTGCTAAAAAAGATGCCCGCTGGCGTACCCAACGGCCTCGTGCAACTATTCCTCGACAAAAACCGTATCGAGGACATCCCAAA AGACTACTTCCAAGGCTTCTCTCACCTGGCCTTTGTGAGGCTCAACTACAACCACCTGAGTGACAAAGGTGTCCCCACTGCCGTGTTCAACATCTCCAGCTTGCTGGACCTGCAGCTCGCTCACAACCGACTGGCTTCCATTCCTCTCTTCAGCGCTCACCTGGAGCATCTGCACCTCAATCACAACACCATTGAGA GCATCAACGGCACTCTAATTTGCCCACGCAGCCTGCAGGTCGACACGAGTGATCCCAGCCAGATCCCGAGGCTAAG GTACCTGCGCTTGGATGGAAATCAACTCAGCCCTCCCATACCGCTGGATGTCATCATGTGTTTTAGACACCTCCACTCCATCGTTATTTAG